ACCTTTATGTTTATTAGCAGTTATGAAGATTTAAGAAAGTTTATAATAAAAAATATGCATATAGAATCTCTTGTTCATTTTGGTCTTGGAGGCGTATTTGAAGATGCACTTGTTGATACCGCCATGTATATTCTTAGAAAAGAAAAAGGGAATAAAGAAAATAAAAGTTTATTTATAGATTTAAGGGATATAGATTATAACAAAAAGAAGGAAGTATTAGATAACATAATAAAAAAAGGAAAAGAAAGAAAATATATATATTATGAAAATCAAAACGAATTTAAAAAAATACCGGGCTATCCATTTGTATATTGGATAAATGAAGAAGTAAAAAAAATCTTTGAATATGAGAAATTAATAAATTTTGCTGATGTTAGGCAGGGAATTGCAACAGGTGACAATAAAAGATTTTTAAGATATCATTGGGAAGTTCCTCGTGAAGAGATAAGTTTTAACCACAAAAAAGATGGTAAAAAATGGGTTCCGTATGCAAAAGGAGGACCTTATAATAAATGGTATGGGAATTTATGGTGGGTAATAGCCTTTGATGAAGAGAATTATAAACTTTTAAAAAAAATGGGAAATCATTTACCTAACAGACAATACTATTTTAAATCAGGAATAACCTATTCTATGACAACATCAAAAGGGCCAACATTCAGATTATTACCTGAAAATTTTTTATTCGATTGTAAAGGAAGTAGCATATTTACTGATAATGAAAATTTTAAATTTGCATTACTGGGATTTTTAAATAGCAAATTAGCTTTTTATATATATAGATTTATAGCAGGAAGTGTAGATCTTGAAGTTGGAGATCTGAAAAATATTCCTATTGCTCCAGGATTATATAAAAATTCAAAAAAAGAAAAAATGCTCATTAAAGCTGTAAAATTAATAATAGCAATAAAAAAACAATTAATTGAAACATCTCCTCTTGAACTTCATTATATAGAATCACCTCTTCATTCAATAAAGGAAATGCAAAATTTTGAAAATAAAGTAATAAAATACACAAAGCAAAAATATTTGCTGGAATTATATATTACAATACTTGAAGGGTTTATAGAAAAAACAATCTTTCAAATATATGGAATAAAGAAAAAAACAATAGAAGAAATATTAAATCAAGAAGGTATTCCTGAAATATGGATTGGTCATATAGAAGATGAAATATCTTTTGATATTTCAATTTTAAAAAATAAGTATTTAAATGAATTCAATATAAAAGAGCAGGATATACTTATGCTTCAAAAAGAAATAAATAGATTCTTAAAAACAAGAAAAGATAAAAATAAAAAAATAGAAAGAAAAGAATTTGAAGAAGTTTATCTTTCTAAAAATAGAAAAAATAATGAAGGAAAAATAAAAAGACTTTCGAGGGTATTGAATACAAATCCATTAATAGTGTATAATAATATTAATAATCAATTAATATTAAAAGAAAAAGAATATATAAGAGAGCTTATATTCCTTGCCATAAATCATGAATATATAAAAGAAAAAGGGAATATTGAATATATAAAAGAAAAAATCAACAGTCTTGGAATTACAGAAGAAATACTAAAAAAATATTCGAAAATTAAAGATTTAGAAGAATATATTAGCGAAAAAATACTTTTAGATCAAAAAAAATATTTTAAAAAAAGAGTTCCGTATATATGAACATGGAGGGGAGGAAATGGAAGAATATAAGAAATTTTTCAGGCAAATAACAGTATCAATAGCAATTATAATGATAATATTTGTAATAGGGATAATAGGTTTTATGATACTTGAAAAGTGGAGTTTCTTTGATGCTTTTTATGTAACAGCAATAACCCTCTCCACAGTGGGATATGAAATGCCGTATAAAATATCCAATGTAACAAAGGTTTTTGATGCGTTGTTAATATTTTCAGGTATATCTGTAGTATTATATTTAATATCCTCTCTAACAGCGTTATTTGTAGAAGGAGACTTTAAAAAAATATTGGGGGTTTTGAAAATGATGAAAAGATTGGAAAATATTTCTGATCACTATATTGTTGTTGGTGGTGGAAAAACTGGAGAATATATAATTGATGATTTTATGAAAAACGGTGTTCCGCATGTAGTAATAGAAGATGATGAAAAAAAGATAGAAAAACTATTGTCTCGTGATGAATATAAAGATCTAAATTACATAATAGGAGATGCCAAAGAAGAAGATGTGCTAATCAAGGCAAATATATTTGATGCAAAAGGATTATTGCTTACATTACCAAGTGATATAGATAACCTGTATATTGCACTTACTGCGAAAACATTAAATCCAGCATTATATGTTGTTTCAAGAGCAAATGACGCAGAAGAATTAAGAAAATTATTATATGCCGGTGTAGATAATGTAATATTGCCACCTGAAATAACAGGAAAAAGAATGTCATCCATGGTGTTAAGACCTAATGTATTATCATTCTTCGAAAGTTTTCAGATGGATTTTGGAGAAAACTTCAATTTTGAAGAAGTAAAAATACCGGATAATAGCTGGATGATAGGAAAAAAATTAAGAGAATTGGAAATTCCTAAAAAAATAGATCTGGTTGTTATAGCAGTAAGAAATAATAGGAAAACACAGTTTAATCCGAAATCAGAGTTAGTTATAAAAAAAGGTGATTCGTTGGTTGTAATTGGTGATAAGGAAAAAATAGAAAAATTAAAACATTATGTTATAATGCAGGAATAAAGCTTATTATAGAAAACAAACAACGAAAAAAAGAAATCAATTCACTAACGCTTAACGAAATTAACAGATTTGTAAGTTGACAAATGGGAAGAAAGGTGGTAATATATATACTCGGACGCGGGTGAGAGCGTCTGGAAGAAAAAGAGAAGAGGAAGAGAAGCTCCTTGACAAGTGAACAGAGACACCCAGCGGAAGTAGATTCAAAGAGTTAAGATCGAACTCGAAATCTTGGATGGAGGGTTTGATCCTGGCTCAGGGCGAACGCTGGCGGCGTGCTTAACACATGCAAGTCGAACGAGGAGGCAGCCTTCGGGCTGTAGTACTAGTGGCGAACGGGTGAGTAACGCGTAGGAAGGTGTCCTCCAGACCGGGACAACCACTGGAAACGGTGGCTAATACCGGATGAGCCCGAGAGGGGAAAGCGAGCTAAGGCTTGGCTGGAGGAGCTGCCTGCGACCCATCAGGTAGTTGGTAGGGTAAAGGCCTACCAAGCCGACGACGGGTAGCCGGCGTGAGAGCGTGGCCGGCCACAGGGGCACTGAGACACGGGTCCCACTCCTACGGGAGGCAGCAGTGGGGAATATTGGACAATGGGGGGAACCCTGATCCAGCGACGCCGCGTGGAGGAAGAAGTCCTTCGGGACGTAAACTCCTGAACTTACCGAACAATAAGGATGGTAGGGAATGGCCATCTGATGAGGGTAGGTAAGGAAAAGCCCCGGCTAACTACGTGCCAGCAGCCGCGGTAATACGTAGGGGGCGAGCGTTGCCCGGAATCACTGGGCGTAAAGGGGGTGTAGGCGGTCTAATAAGTCAGATGTAAAAGGCCCTGGCTCAACCAGGGAAATGCGTCTGAAACTGTTAGACTTGAGGTTGCTAGAGGGAGACGGAATTACCTGTGTAGCGGTGAAATGCGTAGATACAGGTAAGAAGGCCGGTGGTGAAGACGGTCTCCTGGGGCAAACCTGACGCTGAGGCCCGAAAGCTAGGGGAGCAAACCGGATTAGATACCCGGGTAGTCCTAGCCGTAAACGATGCCCACTAGGTGTGAGCGGTAGTACCGTTCGTGCTGAAGCTAAGGCGATAAGTGGGCCGCCTGGGGAGTACGTCCGCAAGGATGAAACTCAAAGGAATTGACGGGGACCCGCACAAGCGGTGGAGCGTGTGGTTTAATTCGAAGCTAAGCGAAGGACCTTACCAGGGCTTGACATATAGGTGGTACTCTGCAGAGATGCAGGGGACCCGGTACTTCGGTACCGGGAGCCTATACAGGTGGTGCACGGCCGTCGTCAGCTCGTGCCGTGAGGTGTTGGGTTAAGTCCCGCAACGAGCGCAACCCTTGCCGTTAGTTGCCAGCACTTAGGGTGGGAACGCTAACGGGACAGCCGCCGACGAGGCGGAGGAAGGAGGGGATGACGTCAGGTAATCGTGCCCCTTATGTCCTGGGCGACACACGCGCTACAATGGTAGGGACAGAGGGCAGCGAGGCCGAGAGGTGGAGCGAATCCCAGAAACCCTACCCCAGTTCAGATTGCAGTCTGAAACCCGACTGCATGAAGCCGGAATCGCTAGTAATCGCAGGTCAGCCACACTGCGGTGAATACGTTCCCGGGTCTTGTACACACCGCCCGTCAAGCCACCCGAGTTGGAAACGCCCGAAGATGGTGAGGCTAACCGAAAGGAGGCCAGCTATCGAGGGTGGAGTCAGCGAGGGGGGCTAAGTCGTAACAAGGTAGGTGTACCGGAAGGTGCGCCTGGATCACCTCCTTTCTAAGGAGAAAAAAGAAAAGGGTGTCTCTGTTCAGTAGTGAAGGAGTTTGGGCTCGTAGCTCAGGTGGTCAGAGCGCACGCCTGATAAGCGTGAGGTCGGTGGTTCGAGTCCACCCGGGCCCACCAGCTCATTGACAAGTGCATAGTGAAAGATAAGGTCAAGGTAAAAAGGGCTTACGGCGGATGCCTAGGCGACGGGAGGCGAAGAAGGACGTGGCAAGCTGCGAAAAGCCACGGGGAGCTGCAAGCGAGCGTAGATCCGTGGATGTCCGAATGGGGGAACCCAAAAGATCCCGAAAGGGAGGCGAACCCGGGGAAGGGAAACATCTTAGTACCCGGAGGAAAAGAAATCAAGAGAGATTCCCTGAGTAGTGGCGAGCGAAAGGGGAGGAGCCCAAACCATACTGGTGTAAAAGGGTGCTGCCGTTGCCAGTATGGGGTAGCGGGACATAATCGGAGCCGACAGCACGAGGCTCGGTCACGAAGCATGTATAGCCGAAATACCTGGGAAGGTATGCCGGAGAGGGTGAAAGCCCCGTAGGCGAAATACATGTGAGTGGCTGGATTATGATCCCAAGTAGCGTGGGACACGAGGAATCCTGCGTGAATCAGGGTGGACCACCATCCAAGGCTAAATACTACCCGTCGACCGATAGCGTAGAAGTACCGTGAGGGAAAGGTGAAAAGGACCCCGGGAGGGGAGTGAAAGAGAACCTGAAACCGTAAGCCTACAAGAAGTGGGAGCTCGAGAGAGTGACCGCGTGCCTTTTGATTAATGTGCCCACGAATTGCATGTACTGGCGAGGTTAAGCCGGGAGAGGCGAAGCCGAAGTGAAAGCGAGCCTGAAGAGGGCGGATAGTCAGTATATGCAGACCCGAAGCCAGGTGAGCTATCCATGGGCAGGGTGAAGTTGCGGTGAAACGCAATGGAGGCCCGAACCGGTATGCAGTGAAACGCATTCGGATGACCTGTGGATAGGGGTGAAAAGCCAACCGAACCTGGTGATAGCTGGATCTCCCCGAAACGTGTGTAGGCACGGCCTCGTACAAGACTAACGGGGGTAGAGCACTGATAGGCGTAGGGGGGTAACCTCCGAAACTTGTCAAACTCCGAATACCGTTAGTTGATGTACGGGAGACAGACTGTGGGGGAAAAGCTCCATGGTCGAGAGGGAAACAGCCCAGACCGCCAGCTAAGGTCTCGAAGAGACGGCTAAGTGTGAAAGGTAGTGGACTGCCAGAGACAGCCGGGATGTTGGCTTAGAAGCAGCCATCATTAAAAGAGTGCGTAACAGCTCACCGGTTGAGGCGGACTGCGCCGAAAATGTAAGGAGGCTGAAGCCGTACGCCGAAGCTGCGGAATCTGCGGATTGGTAGGGGAGCATTGTGCAGTAGGGAGAAGGTAATTCGTGAGGATTACTGGACGAAGCACAAGAGCGGATGTGGGCATGAGTAACGAGAGGAGGGTGAGAATCCCTCCCCCCGAAAGCCCAAGGGTACCTGGGGAAGGGTCGTCCGCCCAGGGTAAGCCGGGACCTAAGGTGAATCCGAAAGGAGTAACCGATGGGAAACTGGTAAAGAATCCAGTGCCATGTATATACGAGATAAGAGGGGGGACGCAGAAGGCGAAGCCTCGTGAGCAAGTGGCACGCTCATCCAAGCGCAAAGGACAGAGAAAGTAGTAGGTAAATCCGCTACTGGAGTCTGAAGCGTGAAGGGGAGGACATAAGTCCAACGAGGTGGTAGCCCGGCTGCCAAGAAAAGCCTCGCTTATCGTTGAGTATATACATGCCCGTTCCGAAAACCGACACAGGTGGGTGAGCTGAGAAGGCTAAGGGGAGCAGGCTAACCTCCGCTAAGGAACTCGGCAAAATAGCCCCGTAACTTCGGGAGAAGGGGTGCTCCTTGGTGTGGGCAACTGCACCGGGGAGTCGCAGTGACAAGGCCCAGGCGACTGTTTACCAAAAACACAGGACTCTGCGAACTCGGAAAGAGGAAGTATAGGGTCTGACGCCTGCCCAGTGCCGGAAGGTTAAGGGGAGTTGTGAGAGCAACGAACCGAAGCCCCGGTAAACGGCGGCCGTAACTATAACGGTCCTAAGGTAGCGAAATTCCTTGTCGGGTAAGTTCCGACCTGCATGAATGGCGTAACGATTTGGGCACTGTCTCAGCGGAGGGCCTGGTGAAATTACAGACTGGGTGAAGATGCCCAGTACCCGCAGTTAGACGGAAAGACCCCGTGGAGTTTTACTGTAGCCTGACATTGTAACTTGTCATGTTGTGTACAGGATAGGTGGGAGGCAGAGAAACCTGCTCGCCAGGGTAGGTGGAGCCGCCGGTGGGATACCACCCTCAGCATGATGGGTTACTAACCATTGAGTGTGAAGAGCACTGATGGGACAGTGTTAGGTGGGCAGTTTGACTGGGGCGGTCGCCTCCTAAAGAGTAACGGAGGTGCGCGAAGGTAGGCTCATGTGGGTTGGAAATCCACAGGAGAGTGTAAAGGCAAAAGCCTGCCTGACTGCGAGACTGACAGGTCGAGCAGGGTGGAAACACGGTCTTAGTGACCCGGCGGATCCGAGTGGAAGGGCCGTCGATCAACGGATAAAAGTTACCCCGGGGATAACAGGCTTATCGCGCTCAAGAGTTCATATCGACGGCGCGGATTGGCACCTCGATGTCGACTCATCGCATCCTGGGGCTGAAGTAGGTCCCAAGGGTTGGGCTGTTCGCCCATTAAAGCGGTACGTGAGTTGGGTTCAGAACGTCGTGAGACAGTTCGGTCCCTATCTGCTGCGGGCGTAGGAAACTTGAGGGGGGTCACACCTAGTACGAGAGGACCGGTGTGAGGGTACCACTGGTAAATCAGCTGTTCCGCCAGGAGCAGGAGCTGAGTAGCCACGTACCTGACCGATAACCGCTGAAAGCATCTAAGCGGGAAACGGGCCCCGAGATGAGGTTTCCCACTCCATATGGAGGTAAGGGCAGTTCGAGACTAGGACGTAGATAGGCCGGAGGTGTAAGTACAGTGATGTATTGAGCCGACCGGTACTAATAGCCCGAGGCCTTGACCTTATTGAGTAACTATGCACATGTGAATGAGAGATTGAGGGGTGCAGATACCGGATATGGGAACACGCGGACCCATCCCGAACCCGACCGTTAAGCATATCCGGGCCGATGGTAGTATGGCTTGTCCATGCGAGAGTAGGTAGCGCCCCTCTTTTTATTTTTCCCCCAGTCAAAAGACTGGGGGTTTTTGTTTATGTTAAATTATATATTTTTTTAGACGATTTATTATTCGAATATGTATTTTTAACTAAAAATTTGTTATAATAGTATTATGAAGATAAAATGATAAAATCGGAGGGATGTGTAT
This is a stretch of genomic DNA from Marinitoga piezophila KA3. It encodes these proteins:
- a CDS encoding Eco57I restriction-modification methylase domain-containing protein codes for the protein MYKNLKNSVLESKKTLKEFIIKNIENFKKENLIIREFLAKDNNKEKFINEITFNILSKIISSKLLYKKGILKNAYDYNELKRYIPELFDELYNIKIEEKLLKKIHNNFSSVEDWDKDDILGWAYQYYNLDENIPKIHKQSQFYTPEWIIEYLVDNTLTKYYCEIYDDSEIANKYKIQYKKQEREIKLENIKIIDPACGSGHFLIKVYNRLKEFYEKQGYKKEEYIKFILEKNIYGIDIDEKGVEIAKTILKIKALEDGYIKPINFNIVSTNFDIVKEEDIEDIEFKEILKSIKNEISGYKELGSLITLSKENREKIIKKYEKYSLFTEKTVLEKHYAEKMKKYLIILSLNYDIVISNPPYADSHDYTPELRKLIRERYFDFRKNLYSCFIKRNYDFLRDGGLLGMITPQTFMFISSYEDLRKFIIKNMHIESLVHFGLGGVFEDALVDTAMYILRKEKGNKENKSLFIDLRDIDYNKKKEVLDNIIKKGKERKYIYYENQNEFKKIPGYPFVYWINEEVKKIFEYEKLINFADVRQGIATGDNKRFLRYHWEVPREEISFNHKKDGKKWVPYAKGGPYNKWYGNLWWVIAFDEENYKLLKKMGNHLPNRQYYFKSGITYSMTTSKGPTFRLLPENFLFDCKGSSIFTDNENFKFALLGFLNSKLAFYIYRFIAGSVDLEVGDLKNIPIAPGLYKNSKKEKMLIKAVKLIIAIKKQLIETSPLELHYIESPLHSIKEMQNFENKVIKYTKQKYLLELYITILEGFIEKTIFQIYGIKKKTIEEILNQEGIPEIWIGHIEDEISFDISILKNKYLNEFNIKEQDILMLQKEINRFLKTRKDKNKKIERKEFEEVYLSKNRKNNEGKIKRLSRVLNTNPLIVYNNINNQLILKEKEYIRELIFLAINHEYIKEKGNIEYIKEKINSLGITEEILKKYSKIKDLEEYISEKILLDQKKYFKKRVPYI
- a CDS encoding potassium channel family protein, translated to MEEYKKFFRQITVSIAIIMIIFVIGIIGFMILEKWSFFDAFYVTAITLSTVGYEMPYKISNVTKVFDALLIFSGISVVLYLISSLTALFVEGDFKKILGVLKMMKRLENISDHYIVVGGGKTGEYIIDDFMKNGVPHVVIEDDEKKIEKLLSRDEYKDLNYIIGDAKEEDVLIKANIFDAKGLLLTLPSDIDNLYIALTAKTLNPALYVVSRANDAEELRKLLYAGVDNVILPPEITGKRMSSMVLRPNVLSFFESFQMDFGENFNFEEVKIPDNSWMIGKKLRELEIPKKIDLVVIAVRNNRKTQFNPKSELVIKKGDSLVVIGDKEKIEKLKHYVIMQE